A single genomic interval of Mucilaginibacter boryungensis harbors:
- the gatA gene encoding Asp-tRNA(Asn)/Glu-tRNA(Gln) amidotransferase subunit GatA: MSKNYTTLVEIRSALQKGEVSVEALVAGYLNRIKAYAHLNAFNEVFDADAIEQAKAVDTRIKAGTAGKLAGMVIAIKDNICFKGHKVSASSKILEGFTSIYSSTIVERLLAEDAVIIGRCNCDEFAMGGANENSYYGPVKNYADETRVSGGSSGGSAVAVQAGLCHAAIGTDTGGSVRQPAAFCGVIGLKPTYGRISRHGIIAYASSFDQAGPITQSVSDAALLLDVLAGPDNYDSTAIQTPYQPQGEVKPASGKKKIAYLKEALENEGTDAEVKAMLTTNIEKLRAEGHTVEPVGFEYLEYLVPTYYILATAEASSNLARFDGVHYGYRSANATDLVSTYKLSRSEGFGKEVKRRIMLGTFVLSAGYYDAYYAKAQKVRRLIQQKTNEILEQYDFMMMPTAPEPAFKIGLEEKDPVVSYLHDIFTVQASLAGVPAISLPAGNNIKGLPLGLQLLAKQYGEKELLEFSDYFLKLT, translated from the coding sequence ATGTCAAAAAACTATACCACTTTAGTCGAGATTAGATCCGCTTTGCAAAAAGGCGAAGTTTCGGTTGAGGCATTAGTTGCAGGCTATTTAAACCGGATAAAGGCATACGCGCACCTGAACGCGTTTAACGAGGTATTTGATGCTGATGCCATTGAACAGGCAAAAGCAGTTGATACCCGCATAAAAGCTGGTACAGCGGGTAAATTGGCGGGTATGGTTATCGCCATAAAAGATAATATTTGTTTTAAGGGGCATAAAGTATCGGCCTCATCCAAAATACTGGAAGGGTTTACTTCCATCTATTCATCAACCATAGTAGAACGCTTACTGGCTGAAGATGCCGTAATTATTGGCCGTTGCAATTGCGATGAATTTGCCATGGGCGGCGCTAACGAAAACTCGTACTATGGCCCGGTAAAAAACTATGCCGATGAAACCCGGGTATCGGGTGGTTCGTCGGGTGGTTCGGCAGTGGCCGTACAAGCTGGCTTGTGCCACGCGGCTATCGGGACAGATACCGGCGGTTCGGTACGCCAGCCGGCAGCATTTTGCGGGGTTATCGGCTTAAAGCCAACTTACGGACGGATATCTCGCCACGGCATTATTGCTTATGCATCATCATTTGATCAGGCTGGGCCCATCACTCAATCGGTTAGCGATGCGGCTTTGCTGCTGGATGTTTTGGCAGGCCCGGATAATTATGATAGCACGGCTATTCAAACACCATATCAACCGCAAGGCGAAGTAAAACCAGCATCGGGTAAAAAGAAAATAGCTTATTTAAAAGAAGCGTTGGAAAACGAAGGCACCGATGCCGAAGTGAAAGCCATGCTGACAACGAATATTGAGAAATTGCGCGCTGAAGGCCATACTGTGGAACCAGTAGGGTTTGAATATCTGGAATACCTTGTACCCACTTATTATATATTAGCCACCGCCGAAGCATCAAGCAACTTAGCCCGGTTTGATGGGGTGCATTACGGCTACCGCAGCGCAAATGCTACCGACCTGGTTAGTACCTACAAACTATCGCGCAGCGAGGGGTTTGGCAAGGAAGTAAAGCGCCGTATTATGCTGGGTACCTTTGTGCTAAGCGCAGGGTATTATGATGCTTATTACGCCAAGGCCCAGAAGGTGCGCCGCCTGATTCAACAAAAAACCAACGAGATATTAGAACAATACGATTTTATGATGATGCCGACCGCACCTGAACCGGCCTTTAAAATTGGTTTGGAGGAGAAAGATCCGGTGGTAAGTTACCTGCACGATATTTTTACAGTACAGGCATCATTAGCAGGTGTACCGGCTATTTCGCTGCCCGCAGGCAATAATATAAAAGGTTTACCGTTAGGGTTACAACTGTTAGCTAAACAGTATGGTGAAAAAGAACTGCTGGAATTTTCGGATTATTTTTTGAAATTAACTTAA
- a CDS encoding polysaccharide biosynthesis C-terminal domain-containing protein — MSTAKKFAGQTAIYGLSTIASRTLNFFLTSAYTRIYSKSIYGIFSNMFSYASMLQALMAFGMETTFFRYLNKHEDRKSQVYNNAFAAIMGITLIFLAVSLLFINQITRYIAIEPTTSYHDYKLYALYFISFLVIDAWCVVPFAKVRADGRPGRYGIIKMTNVLTFIGLNLLFMYGLPFVVSHHYPGAAWISSWFRKGWLGYIFLSNLAASAITLVLLLPEVLKFKLNLDKPIFRNMLVYSFPVLVANFSFIINENLDKMLLAKILPENIASEQLGIYAACAKISIFLNLFVQAFRLGAEPFFFSHAKNKNAGHTYSRIMDYFVIAVSLGFLGIIANIELLKYFIGSSYWVGLQAVPPLLFGYVSLGVYMNLSIWYKLSDQTRYGLYISGIGAVITIVLNIALIPKFSYMASAWASFASYSVMMVLSYAWGQKNYPIPYHLKKNLAYIIISIILVYLSFYVFNRNIFVGNALLILFAGGAFLMEGKELKAILIKR, encoded by the coding sequence TTGTCAACTGCTAAAAAATTTGCCGGGCAAACAGCCATATACGGGTTAAGTACGATAGCATCGCGTACACTTAACTTCTTTTTAACCTCGGCTTACACGCGTATATACTCTAAAAGTATTTATGGCATATTTTCCAATATGTTTTCCTACGCATCTATGCTTCAGGCCTTAATGGCTTTTGGTATGGAAACTACATTTTTTAGGTACCTAAATAAACACGAAGACAGGAAAAGCCAGGTTTACAATAACGCCTTCGCGGCTATAATGGGTATCACATTAATTTTTTTGGCTGTATCATTACTATTTATCAACCAGATTACACGATATATTGCTATTGAGCCAACCACTTCTTATCACGATTATAAGCTATATGCGCTTTACTTTATCTCCTTTTTAGTGATAGATGCATGGTGTGTTGTGCCTTTTGCAAAAGTGCGTGCCGATGGGCGGCCAGGACGATATGGCATTATAAAAATGACCAACGTGCTTACCTTCATTGGTCTTAACTTGTTATTCATGTATGGTTTGCCGTTTGTAGTTAGCCATCATTATCCGGGTGCGGCATGGATAAGTAGCTGGTTTAGAAAAGGCTGGCTGGGCTATATCTTTTTGTCGAACCTTGCAGCAAGCGCAATTACTTTGGTGTTACTATTGCCTGAAGTGCTTAAGTTTAAACTAAATCTGGACAAGCCGATATTCAGGAATATGCTTGTTTACAGCTTCCCGGTATTAGTTGCAAATTTCTCGTTTATCATTAACGAGAACCTGGATAAAATGCTACTGGCCAAGATACTACCTGAAAATATTGCCAGCGAGCAACTAGGTATTTATGCTGCCTGTGCTAAAATATCTATCTTCCTAAATCTTTTTGTGCAGGCGTTCCGCTTAGGTGCGGAGCCGTTTTTTTTCAGCCATGCTAAAAATAAAAACGCCGGGCATACCTATTCGCGTATAATGGATTATTTTGTTATTGCGGTAAGCCTTGGTTTTTTAGGTATTATAGCAAACATCGAACTGCTTAAGTATTTCATCGGCAGTAGCTATTGGGTAGGCTTGCAGGCTGTACCGCCGTTATTATTCGGTTACGTAAGTTTAGGTGTTTACATGAACCTGTCTATATGGTACAAACTATCCGATCAAACCAGGTATGGCCTATATATATCGGGCATAGGTGCAGTTATTACCATTGTGCTTAACATTGCACTTATTCCCAAATTCAGCTATATGGCATCGGCATGGGCTTCTTTTGCGTCTTATTCAGTTATGATGGTCCTATCTTATGCCTGGGGGCAAAAAAATTATCCTATACCATACCATTTAAAAAAGAACCTTGCCTATATCATTATTTCAATTATCCTCGTTTATTTATCGTTCTATGTGTTCAATCGTAATATATTTGTAGGTAACGCGTTGCTGATATTATTTGCAGGCGGGGCGTTTCTAATGGAGGGCAAAGAATTAAAAGCAATTTTAATTAAACGATAG
- a CDS encoding acylphosphatase, whose amino-acid sequence MIKHLDITIKGNVQGVGFRQATKATADQLGVRGTVKNQRDGSVAIEAEANDTLLDLFLDFCHEGPEGAEVISLESHEGELKNYRNFEVLRRNLF is encoded by the coding sequence ATGATAAAACATCTGGATATCACCATTAAAGGCAATGTACAGGGCGTTGGTTTCCGGCAGGCTACAAAAGCTACAGCCGACCAGTTAGGTGTGCGCGGCACGGTAAAAAACCAACGGGATGGCAGCGTAGCTATAGAAGCCGAGGCCAACGATACCCTGCTGGATCTATTCCTTGATTTTTGCCACGAAGGCCCCGAAGGAGCCGAAGTTATCTCCCTGGAAAGCCATGAGGGTGAATTAAAAAACTATCGTAATTTTGAAGTACTAAGGCGGAATTTGTTTTAG
- a CDS encoding Sec-independent protein translocase subunit TatA/TatB yields MGGLGAPEIILIIIAILILFGGKKIPELMKGLGRGVKEFKDAQNGEGTTTTTEEKK; encoded by the coding sequence ATGGGTGGATTAGGCGCACCAGAAATTATTCTGATCATCATTGCAATTTTAATACTGTTTGGCGGTAAAAAAATTCCTGAATTAATGAAAGGCCTTGGCCGAGGCGTTAAAGAATTCAAGGACGCGCAAAATGGTGAAGGCACTACTACAACAACTGAAGAAAAAAAATAA
- a CDS encoding lytic transglycosylase domain-containing protein, which translates to MKRLFTFVICLALSHFSQATGITKPKADSNIVTAKRDTLFTPVVNPVAYTPYQNVFKRRLDSIQKEVPLNYNEYVQSYIDIYTSGNRKSDIGRMLGLCKYYFPIYEKAFREAGIPEEIKFLSIVESELNPNATSRVGAAGPWQFMAATGKTYGLNINDDVDERRDPIKASYAAAAYLKDAYMEFGDWLLAIASYNCGKSSVERAIDKAGATDFWAIRQYLPQETRGYVPAYIAVSYVMNYYNKHGIMPQACSFNPKTDTVIVNKTISLSGLARLLDVDYREVALLNPSYKRGVITASATAPRRLVLPQVRANKFSLLYDALNNDVPVTYTQPPVVYAANTERTQPVKTPAYHIVKRGETLAYIADIAGVEVQDLKDWNNLRGNKAVVGKRLRLSENTGSEEPATETKATAKKYVIYKVRKGDTLSTVADKFEASMDEIKELNGLKQSKLQPGMTLKINKV; encoded by the coding sequence ATGAAAAGACTATTTACGTTCGTAATCTGCCTTGCATTATCACACTTTTCCCAGGCAACTGGTATTACCAAACCCAAAGCCGACTCTAACATCGTAACCGCCAAGCGCGATACATTGTTTACGCCGGTGGTAAACCCTGTTGCCTATACCCCCTATCAAAACGTTTTTAAGCGCCGGCTGGATTCTATCCAGAAAGAGGTGCCGCTAAATTATAACGAATACGTACAAAGTTATATTGATATCTATACCTCTGGCAACCGCAAAAGCGATATTGGCCGCATGCTGGGCTTGTGTAAATACTACTTCCCTATTTATGAGAAAGCTTTCCGCGAAGCCGGTATCCCTGAAGAAATTAAATTCCTGTCAATAGTGGAATCTGAACTGAACCCCAATGCTACATCGCGCGTAGGTGCGGCTGGTCCGTGGCAATTTATGGCCGCTACCGGTAAAACATATGGATTGAATATTAACGATGATGTTGATGAGCGCCGCGACCCGATAAAAGCCAGCTATGCGGCTGCCGCCTATTTAAAAGATGCCTACATGGAGTTTGGCGACTGGTTACTGGCTATTGCGAGTTACAACTGCGGTAAAAGCAGCGTAGAGCGCGCTATTGATAAAGCCGGGGCGACTGATTTTTGGGCGATAAGGCAGTATTTACCGCAGGAAACACGTGGGTACGTGCCAGCTTATATAGCGGTATCCTACGTAATGAATTATTATAACAAGCATGGAATTATGCCGCAAGCTTGCAGCTTTAACCCTAAAACCGACACAGTAATTGTTAACAAAACAATATCGTTAAGTGGTTTGGCCCGCTTGTTGGATGTAGACTATCGCGAGGTTGCCTTGCTTAATCCATCTTATAAACGCGGGGTAATTACAGCCTCGGCAACCGCCCCGCGCAGGTTAGTATTACCGCAGGTGCGCGCCAATAAATTCAGTTTATTGTATGATGCCTTGAATAACGATGTTCCTGTTACATATACACAGCCACCCGTAGTTTATGCTGCAAATACAGAACGTACCCAACCGGTTAAAACGCCGGCCTACCATATTGTTAAACGCGGCGAAACCCTGGCCTATATTGCGGATATAGCTGGCGTGGAAGTACAGGACTTGAAGGATTGGAACAATTTGCGCGGCAATAAAGCGGTAGTAGGCAAACGCCTGCGCCTGAGCGAAAATACCGGCAGCGAGGAACCTGCAACCGAAACTAAAGCTACCGCCAAAAAATATGTAATTTATAAAGTGCGCAAAGGCGATACCCTAAGCACCGTAGCCGACAAATTTGAAGCCAGCATGGACGAAATAAAAGAGCTGAACGGTCTTAAGCAAAGCAAGCTGCAACCCGGCATGACTTTGAAGATAAATAAGGTATAA
- a CDS encoding Sec-independent protein translocase subunit TatA/TatB — protein MLGLVLGFLNIGTPEMILIMFVALLLFGGDKLPGLARGLGKGIRDFKDASEGVKREINNQINSYEEKKTAEEITPHTEVAAHETNEAESRPLIDTSPVVGTAPIGEHHVTTDEHAVPADTTHHRDTDIHKAIAENEPVKTTHE, from the coding sequence ATGTTAGGCTTAGTTCTTGGATTTCTGAACATTGGTACGCCGGAGATGATACTCATCATGTTTGTGGCGCTGCTACTGTTTGGGGGCGACAAATTGCCCGGACTGGCACGTGGCCTTGGTAAAGGCATTCGTGATTTTAAAGATGCATCTGAGGGTGTAAAACGCGAGATCAATAACCAGATCAACAGTTACGAAGAGAAAAAAACGGCAGAAGAGATAACTCCGCATACTGAAGTTGCTGCACATGAAACTAACGAGGCAGAATCTCGCCCGTTAATTGATACCAGTCCAGTGGTTGGCACAGCTCCAATAGGCGAACACCATGTAACAACCGATGAGCACGCAGTGCCTGCAGATACAACGCATCACCGCGATACGGATATTCATAAGGCTATTGCCGAAAACGAGCCGGTTAAAACAACACACGAGTAA
- a CDS encoding murein hydrolase activator EnvC family protein, whose amino-acid sequence MKFYKITFFIICFFAAAVAFGQSSAELKRRRDKLNEELNQLNHDLEEATNNKKANLKQLNLIKAQISLRTDKINTINSEMHLLDNQIQESNKTVHSLQGQLDQLKKEYAAMVLFAYHNKSSYNQLMFVFSSDNFNQAYKRMKYLQEFSTYRERQAAAIRGKQTELHVKIDELDKTKKNKNDLLKDQEKEKENLGKAKKDEDQVISGLSKQQGQLKQQQREKINKINEINRMYAAAIRREIEEARRRAEEEARRREAAEAAKAKAEGRAVEPSTVKKITKNSTVSEVLNATPEAAKLSNDFLGNKGRLPWPVANGGITQGFGMYSIGGIKNDNKGVDIRTNEGASVRAVFNGTVIKVENVGGSYVVLINHGEYYTMYGNLRSVSVSRGQKVTTKQNIGVVETDNMTGMAIANFQLWKGVDAVNPVYWLAPN is encoded by the coding sequence ATGAAATTTTATAAAATAACCTTCTTTATCATTTGCTTTTTTGCTGCGGCCGTAGCATTTGGGCAAAGCAGCGCCGAACTGAAACGCCGTCGTGATAAGTTGAATGAGGAGCTTAATCAGCTTAATCACGATCTGGAAGAAGCCACCAATAATAAAAAAGCGAACCTGAAGCAACTGAACCTGATAAAAGCGCAGATAAGCTTGCGTACGGATAAGATAAATACTATTAACTCGGAGATGCATTTACTGGATAACCAGATCCAGGAGAGTAATAAAACCGTGCATAGCTTACAGGGCCAGTTAGACCAATTAAAAAAAGAATATGCGGCTATGGTATTGTTTGCTTACCATAACAAAAGTTCATATAACCAGCTAATGTTTGTATTCTCATCCGATAATTTTAACCAGGCTTATAAACGGATGAAATACTTGCAGGAGTTTAGTACTTACCGCGAAAGACAGGCTGCGGCAATTCGCGGCAAGCAAACAGAACTGCATGTGAAAATAGATGAATTGGATAAAACCAAAAAGAATAAAAACGACCTGCTGAAAGACCAGGAAAAGGAAAAGGAAAACCTGGGTAAAGCTAAGAAGGACGAAGACCAGGTAATATCCGGTTTATCTAAGCAACAAGGACAACTTAAACAACAGCAGCGCGAAAAAATTAATAAAATAAATGAAATAAACCGGATGTATGCTGCTGCAATTCGCCGGGAGATAGAAGAAGCCCGCCGCAGGGCCGAAGAAGAAGCCCGCAGGCGCGAAGCCGCGGAAGCCGCCAAAGCTAAAGCCGAAGGCAGGGCGGTTGAGCCATCGACAGTGAAAAAGATCACTAAAAATTCAACCGTTAGCGAGGTGCTGAATGCTACGCCTGAAGCAGCCAAGCTATCAAACGACTTTTTAGGCAACAAGGGGCGTTTGCCATGGCCCGTGGCCAATGGCGGGATTACCCAGGGATTTGGTATGTATAGCATAGGCGGTATAAAAAACGATAATAAAGGCGTTGATATCCGCACTAATGAAGGGGCCAGTGTACGTGCGGTGTTTAATGGCACGGTAATTAAGGTTGAAAACGTAGGCGGCAGTTATGTAGTGCTGATAAACCATGGCGAGTATTATACCATGTACGGAAATTTACGGTCGGTAAGCGTATCGCGCGGACAGAAGGTTACTACCAAGCAAAACATCGGGGTGGTAGAAACCGACAATATGACGGGAATGGCGATAGCCAACTTCCAGTTATGGAAAGGTGTTGATGCGGTTAATCCGGTTTATTGGCTGGCGCCGAATTAA
- a CDS encoding DUF4292 domain-containing protein: MNSRIIILIGILAVLASCKAHKQVLVTRPTEAPPTVIGPAKTAAPSVNTKLVAIRARQLNFNTFTGKAKTRLNIDGNSNDVTLNIRIQHDKKIWVSVTAILGLEIARALITPDSIIVINKLQGVYMKKPFSYIYQYGGKQLSFKSVQALLVGNIMPELLADNADVSTDNANTILTGQLQGLAYKLTVGPDFKLSQTTINNQLAALALQVSNSAFIQVGSRIMPSQIDIVSSAGNKKINAGLHYNSAEFDKELEYTFSIPDRYTPVD; the protein is encoded by the coding sequence TTGAATAGCAGGATAATAATTTTAATAGGGATACTGGCAGTGCTGGCAAGCTGTAAAGCGCACAAGCAGGTTTTAGTGACACGGCCAACAGAAGCGCCACCTACAGTAATTGGTCCGGCAAAAACTGCAGCGCCCTCAGTAAATACTAAATTGGTGGCTATACGTGCCAGGCAGTTAAACTTTAATACCTTTACCGGTAAAGCTAAAACCAGGCTGAATATTGATGGCAACAGCAACGATGTAACGCTGAACATCCGCATACAGCATGATAAAAAAATATGGGTATCGGTAACGGCTATATTGGGTTTAGAGATTGCTCGCGCTTTAATTACACCCGATAGTATTATTGTAATAAACAAATTACAGGGTGTATACATGAAAAAGCCGTTCAGCTATATTTACCAATATGGTGGTAAGCAGTTAAGCTTTAAAAGTGTACAGGCACTGTTGGTGGGCAATATAATGCCCGAATTACTGGCAGATAATGCCGATGTAAGTACCGATAATGCCAACACGATATTAACCGGGCAGTTGCAGGGCCTGGCATACAAATTAACGGTTGGGCCCGATTTTAAGTTAAGCCAAACAACTATTAATAACCAATTGGCGGCCTTGGCATTGCAGGTAAGCAATAGCGCTTTTATACAGGTTGGTAGCCGGATTATGCCATCGCAGATAGATATCGTATCTTCGGCCGGTAATAAAAAAATAAATGCGGGTTTGCATTATAACAGCGCCGAATTTGATAAGGAACTGGAGTACACATTTAGCATACCCGATAGGTATACACCTGTTGATTGA
- a CDS encoding tetratricopeptide repeat protein, translated as MLKRIVIFSLFLVPAFVYGQKKGNTVRTGKPLTSIDSVMVKQLFFSALHEKTVENFPLAADLFNRVLQTDPNNDAAMYELAGLKKLQKDNDEARQLLERATTINTDNEWYWLALADSYEKSNDVARLENVFNQLIRIAPDKPDYYFDKANAYFLQKRYDEALGVYKQIEGLTGLTDDLAAQRQKIYLKQGKVDLAATEIETLIAGNPGQIRYYLLLAEIYNSNNFNDKALKVLLKAEKIDTNNGLVHLALADVYRDKKDAEACFKELELAFAIPDLDIEQKIRIILGYIPKFPEVNAKASALELSRILTVAHPTTAKAYAMYGDMLMQNNKFKEARPVFKRSIELDDQVYNVQEQLVRLDLGENDIDAALKDGQNALSLFPNQAWMNYLVGVAYLQKKNYAKALSYIKNTTSLELQDRELLSQCYSALGDCYHEQKDNAKSDEAYDKSLTYNPDNAYTLNNYAYYLSVRGERLDKAAQMSKHSNELQPNTASFEDTYAWILFRQKNYPEARVWIEKALVHDKDHSAVQEEHYGDIMFYLGDTNAAVENWKKAKQDGGKSQSLERKINERKYIE; from the coding sequence ATGTTAAAAAGGATAGTCATATTCAGTTTGTTTTTAGTTCCGGCTTTTGTTTATGGGCAAAAGAAGGGCAATACAGTACGCACAGGCAAACCCCTGACATCAATTGATAGTGTGATGGTGAAACAGTTGTTCTTCTCGGCCCTGCACGAAAAGACGGTCGAAAATTTCCCGCTCGCTGCCGATCTGTTTAATCGTGTACTGCAAACCGACCCCAATAACGATGCTGCCATGTATGAATTGGCGGGCCTGAAAAAACTTCAAAAAGATAATGATGAGGCTCGGCAACTGCTGGAACGCGCCACCACCATTAATACTGATAACGAATGGTACTGGTTAGCGCTGGCCGATAGCTACGAGAAAAGTAATGATGTAGCCAGGCTGGAGAATGTGTTTAACCAACTGATAAGGATTGCGCCTGATAAGCCTGATTATTATTTCGACAAGGCCAACGCCTACTTTCTGCAAAAACGCTATGATGAAGCACTGGGGGTATACAAACAAATAGAAGGGCTTACCGGCCTTACCGACGACTTAGCAGCCCAGCGCCAAAAGATATACCTGAAACAAGGAAAAGTGGATTTAGCGGCCACGGAAATTGAAACGCTGATTGCCGGTAATCCCGGCCAGATACGCTATTACTTGTTACTCGCCGAGATTTACAATTCGAACAATTTTAACGATAAGGCTTTAAAAGTTTTGCTTAAGGCCGAAAAGATAGATACTAACAATGGCCTGGTGCACTTAGCCTTAGCCGATGTTTACCGGGATAAAAAAGATGCCGAAGCTTGTTTTAAAGAGCTTGAATTGGCCTTTGCTATCCCCGATCTGGATATCGAACAAAAGATCAGGATCATACTGGGGTATATCCCCAAATTCCCTGAAGTCAACGCGAAAGCCAGCGCGCTGGAATTAAGCCGTATTTTAACCGTAGCGCACCCTACTACAGCCAAAGCCTATGCCATGTATGGCGATATGCTGATGCAGAATAATAAATTTAAAGAAGCCAGGCCGGTATTTAAACGGTCGATAGAACTGGATGACCAGGTTTATAATGTGCAGGAGCAGTTGGTGCGTTTAGATTTGGGTGAAAACGATATTGATGCGGCTTTGAAAGACGGGCAAAACGCGCTCTCGCTATTCCCTAACCAAGCCTGGATGAATTATTTGGTAGGCGTAGCCTATCTGCAAAAAAAGAATTATGCCAAAGCTTTAAGCTATATAAAAAACACAACTTCATTAGAACTTCAGGATCGGGAGTTACTTTCGCAGTGTTATTCTGCGCTGGGCGACTGTTACCACGAGCAAAAAGACAATGCAAAATCGGACGAAGCGTATGATAAATCGCTTACATACAATCCCGATAACGCTTATACGTTAAATAACTATGCCTACTACCTTTCGGTACGGGGCGAGCGGTTAGACAAAGCGGCGCAAATGTCGAAACACTCGAACGAGTTACAGCCCAACACGGCATCGTTCGAGGATACTTACGCCTGGATATTGTTCAGGCAAAAAAACTATCCTGAAGCAAGGGTTTGGATAGAAAAGGCATTGGTACACGATAAAGACCATAGCGCCGTACAGGAAGAACATTATGGCGACATTATGTTTTACCTGGGCGATACTAATGCGGCAGTAGAGAACTGGAAAAAAGCAAAGCAGGATGGTGGTAAATCACAATCGCTTGAGCGCAAGATTAACGAGAGGAAGTACATTGAATAG